Part of the Vigna angularis cultivar LongXiaoDou No.4 chromosome 1, ASM1680809v1, whole genome shotgun sequence genome, taaaatggatgaattTGTGGGGAGAAGGTGTAATGATAGATAGGTAGAGTTATACTTGGTTTAGAGTTCAttttgaggaagtggagtaCTGAAAATGAGAATTAGGGGATAGAGGTTCAAATGGTCAGTTGTAATAATTTAGTTAAgtcaattgtgacttgtttgaagTCTTACCTTGCTGAAAAATGTCTCAAAAGTGATAAATCATGAATTGAGTCCTTAGGTTGTTGAATTGTAAGTTTTGGGGTAGAAATTGGttcataaacactttagattgatgttaTGAAGGGTTAGAATCActtagtcaagtctaattaggtatataaAACAATCTAGAGGTGTTAGAAGTTGAGAAAATTAGATAGAATTGGTAATTTGGGTTTGAGTTGtataattctgcagattttcgttctgcagattatgcagactcgctgtcCGAAtggattcgcacagcgagtcacCCTGGCGAGATGCTCTCTTCCAGGGCCTTCGCACAGCGAATAGACGCGTTGTGCGAATGGTTTAAGAGGGTTGCTCTCTATTTGATGATTCGCATGGCGAATTggggcgctatgcgaggggtttAGGGTCTGATTCAATTAGGAgtttattcgcatagcgagtttaATCGTTGTGCGAATGGTTATGAGGAGTGGGTCTTTGTTTGaggattcgcacagcgagttggGTCGATGTGCGAGAAACTTCTAGATTCGCTCTGCGAatgtgtgcgctgtgcgaatggtcCAGGTTTAGTTCActcttttcttttagttttaagttgttttaaatgaattgTTGAGTGCAATATGAAGTATGTTTGAGTTGTCTTACATTACATCATTGATTATTGTTATGAGTTATGTTCCAAAGTGAAAGTTGGTGATttcaaagtatggttgatggacgtaattccatgaacctcacggagaggttacatggtggtgtccTATGTTGTGATCCAAAGTGAATTCtcttgttgagattcaagtatgtttagaatgaacgcaggagctcagtcttgggggttatcttgaaactccaatggtctttcattctcaagtagagaggattgatttatgtcgtgaggagtagcaggaggtcctagtcttaggtgcttccagtatgatccaaggcgagtgataacggactaacttcgtgagtgtggtagggtgaaacccattggcaatggctttgcaaagcagtagaagccaccacgagtgcacgacccgtcatagctcggcaatcattctaagtccggacagtccATTCATAATAAGTGTTATGCATAAAGGGTTTGATGATTATGTAGTGATATGTTGGTTGTATacaacatgttttaaatgagtttatatatatCGTTTCTCAATTGTAAACTAGCTCACTCTTGCATTTTCTGTGGTCTGTCTTTGTTTGTGGCTTCTCTATTGTGAAGATCACTTTAATGGTGTGAGTTTAGGGATACAATCTTTCAGTTAACTCAGTGGGAGATTGGGAGTGAAGCTTGTAGAGTAGGTTCTACTCTTATTCTTTAAAAGATCAATAGTTCTGTTCTAATGTAAggttcattttaatattttatattactaaatagGGATGTTACAAATTGTGTGAAACCTGGAAGAAGAGGGAGTGAAACACGCAACTCAAAATGTTACCATCGAAATAATTGACAAAGAAAAATTTCCATCCAAGGTGATAAACATTCTGATTTTGGTGATAGTGTAGTTAAAACAAAACCTATTACTAAGAAAGATTTGTAGTTTTATTGGTAAAATTTACGAAGAGCTTGTCATCAAAAAATCGTATGAAAGAGGTTTAcagttttaaaaattgttagGGAAGAATATTATATGATATGGCTTTGTAGTTTTATCCACAAAAAAAAGCTTTGTagttttatcaacaaaaatttGGGTTTGCAGTTGTGTTCAaccaaaaaattttaaaagttaaatatatattaagaaatataaaaagtatactttataaaaaaaatacgtgTGCAAAAGTTAGTTAGGTTTGAATCCTTACCAATGCACCACATTAACAAACCCCAACCAAGTTACaagtttttcattaaaaatacacaaaaatatCCATATAAATTCTACAAACAGCACAGTATatcattaaaacaataaattaataaaattataaaataatttattatccaataaaaattataacactaccaaaaaaacataaattaatctactataattttttattattatttttgattttGGATTTTACCTAACTCATGAAAAGAATGCTATCATAAACCTTTCAAGTATTGCTTTATTGactaaaattcaatttatcCAACAGTGGGTTCATTATAAAGTAATTAGAATACATTGATCTTTCATGCACAGGTGTAAATATTGAACATGGAAAGATTATCGTCCCTAGACCAGAATAGTGTTGCACATCGACCCAGTTGATACATAGCCAATTTCTTTAAACATGTTGGCAGATGTATCTTCTCACCGTGCGTGCGTAGAATCTGGTAACGTCTCCGCCTCGGGAAAATAATCACATAATTTCCAGTTGTAAGAATAGCTTGCTCTCAGCCAAAAGAGGAGTACACAAAAAAACTACCagcaaataaaatttcaagatCAAACTTTTCCTTCGTATTTGTTGAGTTTGCGATCATGCAAAAGACTGGCCAGGGTGTTTCTGCAAGGTCCctctacaaaaacaaaattgaaattaggtTGTTCTTTTAATTCCTTTCATAAAATCTGATTGAGTCGTAATTACTTACCTCCAAAAACAGTATGAAGATATTGAAGATCATCAACTGAGCAAGCGTCTATTAAAGCATAGACACCCGGTCGTAGAGCTTCATCTACTTCTCTGTAATTAACTAtgcaataattaatatttgtaatggTTATGGTCATCTACATCACTCTATTAATACTTTCTACTTGCTATTCAGTTCAAAGATATGTATGAGCAAGACAGACATTATATAGATGAATTGTTCTAGGCATTTAGATGCATTTTCAGATGGACAAcgcttaataaaaaaatcaaacagaAAAGGGGCTCTGCAGTGTGATGGAAATGTAATAATCCTCAACTGGTAAACTTTTGACAGAATGAAATAACTGAACAGTGAGACGTAAATAAACCTTCTGATGCCACTTCTCTTGGGACCATATCCTGAATAAACCCGTATGTAATTGGATAAAAACAGAGAACATTGACGACTAAAGATATCTTTTTTCTGTTCTATCTGCATCATGAATACCAAAACAAACGGGTGTAAGCAAAAGGAGATTAGTTTGTTAAATTAAGGCcataattcatttaaatatggATGTCACAAACCTCTTCATAAATTCTTCTCATAAAACAGGCACATTTTAATTCCTCATCTGAAGAAAAGCAACCCTTACTCATTTTTGATTCATCATCAGAAACTGTCTCCAAGCAATTAAGAAGAACAGCAACAGAAGCTTCAAGATGGGCAACACACTGTCTGCACTCACTGGAATGATTGTAAAAAATGCACAAGATGTGGTTAACAATAAGGCAAAGGAATATCTAATTGTCAAGATTACAATAGCACATTGCAGATAGATGCTATCAAAATACATCAAATATATATTCCATAGCAAATGTGTCATTTCAAGCCGTTCAATAATGAGAAGCTGTACTTTGTTGAGCGATttacaagataaaataaaacaaacctTGGACGATGCATAATAATGGTACACAATAGTTGACAAGACACAATGAAGAGGCTAACTAAGAACTGGTGATCAACGTGACCCACTCTCTTTACTGGATCACAAATATGCTTTTTTGAAATCATCAATGGTTCTGATGGACCAGGCGCTTTAGTAACTCTAAACTGACAAACATTCTGAAAGAGTACGGCAGGGATATGTAATATTTGACCCACATCCATTGGGAATTGAGCCTGTTTTCTAGAAACTGTAACCAGTACTTCAACACCCATGAGAATGGCTGACCCAGGATCAGGAGTACTGACAACTGTTCCAGATGCCaagttatcataaaaaataaggaGGGTCTGTAAATGCACAATAATGTTGAAAACAGCAGATACTAAACTCTGACTGTGTCTTTTAATCATCTTCAAGCCTTTCCGaccttcaaaaagaaaaagttgtcattaaataatgataatatgaatGTATTGCCTTATTCACCATTTTGCATTGATTCCATCCAACATGCGATAGTCTTTGTTTGATAACCAGGTACTCGTCAATATAGGTTTGCTTTAAGGATTAAAGGAATGAGTTCAGGACAATGTTTTTAAGTAACAGGCAATGTTACGATTCCCAAAAAGTAATGTCAAAGACAACATAACATATCAGTGAGCGAGTTAACCATTATCTAAAAATGACTTTCATAAGGAAAAGCATGCAGATTTGTTTTCTGAATAAAACTGTAATAACATTTTAGTTAATATCAACtgaaatttacaaaatttctGAAGTGAATCGGAATATAGTATTCATGTAATGACTTTTAGTACAACTAAAAGGATACAAAATAAAGGATGTAATTTGcagaatttaattaaatgattaaaagaaaTGTTAGTTCAAAATAGCCATGTTCTTATTTACctgaaacaaattcaagaaTCATTCTGAAGCAATCAATGCCACCTGCCACAACTGACAAAATTTCCTCCCCATCTTTACTTGTTTTTACATCATAAATCACAGTACATCCTTCTAGAATACCTACTAGAGATCTCTCAATGACCTGTATAGTAGACAAAAGATGCAGCTCAAATGACTTCTCTATATATGCTTTGAATGACTTCCGCAGCCTGGTTCTAAATTCATCCAAGGCAAAGCAGTGCAATTCAGTAGAAGAATAAGCTTCAGCTGATCCACAATGAAGTGGCTTTGCACTTGACTGTCTTTCATGAAAGGTTAGTGTTCGCCCTTTTCCTTGCAACAAAAtggacttgcctattgccctcatgTGAACCTGAATCAATTCTGTGTGGACTTTTCTAGAGGATGTAGGATCGGTGAAAGGAAAATAACCCACCAATTCTCTCAAATAGCTGCAAGCGCCATCAAACAACAGCAAAGCAGATTGTTGTGGGACCACAACCATCTCTGCAAATTCTAGTAATAGGAGTTGTGAAATTTCAATGAAAGTAGATACAAGACTAGAAGGTAAGAAACGATCATTTCTATGCAAATTTAACCTCAAAAGAGATGAGAAAGCAATTAGCAGTTGTCTCAGCAATAAAGCTATTTCAGGGTGATCAGCTTTTACCAAACTTCGTAAAAAATGCTTATTTAGACCCTGTGGCTCAGAGTAATCCACCCCGGCCAAAACCCTGGCAACAGAGTTTTCACCTTTTGGATTCAAAGCCCTTCCTAGATCACTGAAACCCTTGGAGACATTATCAACTGATAAAGTAAAGCAAGTTGCAGCAGCTTTACATTCATTTTGTGGACCAGCTGAGGTATTAGCCTTAGAAACAGCAACTTTAGGTGCCAAATTGGTAAGTGACAAAGACACCTGCATCACTGGATCTTCAGAATGCTGTGTACTATGTGAACTATTGGAAAGTTGGTTACTCTCAACAAGAAATTTGTTCACAAAAACATCAGAAAGCTCCATGAGAAAAGATATACAACTATTTAGTTCAGAGGCATGCTCACTTTTCAAGAtcaataattgtttttcatcaATATCTTTAGCATCTGTTAGGCCAGTGGAGGATGTGAGGCCCCACAACACTCTACTAAAGCAACAAACTGCAGACGACAATCTAATGATGTTTtcaatggtaagaccaaatccCACACTGACATTATGAGGGGAATTGTTAATAGAAACAAGCAAACTGTGTTTATGCTCTTTCAAATTCTCAGCCATAAAGGTTAAACATTTCAATGCCTCAAGCTTGGGGGAGTTCTGAGAAGATGGAATCAAATTATTCTCTTCATGGCAAATCATATGATTAGAGATCTCTTCACATGACACTTCAGCTTCTTTATTAATGGAAAAAGCATTTACACTTTGATATTTACCTATGCTGGACAAGACATGTGATGTGTAATTCAACAAGGAAAACATCATAgatttacataaaataatatcttttgCAGAGAATGACTCTGTAATCCCCACAACCACAGATAATGACTTTGTAATCCATAAAACAGGGAATGAACTTTCAGAAACAATTGTGTTTGGTAATGATTGAATAGTCTCCGCCTTCTCATAAAATCCAATTAATATATACCATAATGCCTTCCGACACGAGACAAATAATCTTAAGTACTCACAATAATAATCCTGGTGCACTGTACACTGAAAATACAGAAGAGCACTGACAAGAAGCCTGCAAAATTTAAGTAGAAAGAACTGAGAAGGAATCATTTGTTTCACATAATAAATTTCAGACAAATCTTTGGGACAAAAAACTGAAGTATGTGTGGAAAGCATTTTTATCACAGGTAAAGGATTTCTTTCTCTGCAGTAAGGGTAAAGGAATGTaccataaacaaattttaaattttctgtgcAAAGAGAGATAGTTTTGTCTTTTCATCCAATTACTTTCTTGCTTCTAAACATATAAGACAAATATAGAGTtgtgaaaatataaatagaaaaacaatgTTAGTTAGTTGGCTGTTGATAGGTTAGGTAGTAGCTgaagtaaaattaattacaaacaGTGACAAGTCTATTAGAATAAAAGTAACTACTTGAGATTAAAAAcagagaaatatatttttaggggGCTATTTGGACCCTTCTCATGTTCTACTATTTATATTGATAAAGAGTTGATGATACAGTAGGGAGATGGAAGGTCAAGGAACTGTCCTAGACCGCTAGGTACAGTAAGTAGAGATAACCCAACACACTGCTCCCTACTTTAGTCCTTCTGACTACACTAACATAAGtagacttaataattattcCAACACAACTCATCAAAGAGAAAGGACTCTCTCCGACCTACACATCAAAGCATAGGATTGTATTTGGAATTAGGACAGGAAGGAAAGTAGAATTAGTTAGGAATTAGGACAGGaaggaaagtaaaattagttaGGAATAGCTATAGTAGTTAGCCAATTAGCTAGTAATTGAGGgttatttagataaataaataggAGGATGTAGAAACACACATTATGAATTGTTAGCATTTGGGAATTGAAAAAGTACTTAGTTATTAAAAGGGAAACACCATTCCAAGATGATTTTTTCCTGGTAATGTT contains:
- the LOC108334064 gene encoding uncharacterized protein LOC108334064 isoform X3 codes for the protein MAGSKANAKRQNQKRKQRLDAEPQTSAKRLRSDIAPKRHGPWNNLQLILCIQDKDNDLSSKVNQAFNFVRSSVENGVGACQDCNTIKFPRLISYLNDWIVTLLFPPNGKKNWGDGKTPELEGIEAYMDIRCWEIFKLCLQESLKFHGSWSMPRNLLQTVQFVARDFLSLLEDTCISSGEVIISEERFKLYGTAIDCVSLVFLSHGGLSNKNLELWVETTKVLLDLVLKTYNNSLDDNNVGALAQRFLWSVLLPFSKLSVQRAKKGFHNFVDKLLEPLLHLSSELHLRVNRSNPIWTSRLKEAVEEVLSHGLFHQVHISEFLSLHGSENDVTACDEKSNDSKTTIKSYTRHLFDVLNRIIARKNAMAMGSLGLLFHLYATSARKFKLDEGLKTTEKIGDSRQPVPGKHSNSNTISADIQKSLFNFFVLIMEPLLLKINAYIEVEVDANTLLLDLQGLLKSVGNLLASFMREKVYLRTEDTSGGACLNFLKKIFNTLITSSTSVLHFSNYDTTNKMEIYGLPVNEILVAMGYLLQIEYEVIGEGLVNLWLLILSFSAINWNLGNAFDQCSLPCAIPALECQTIHLYSQLRQFVHRNLASIFCDALEKSALPLFSNVPCTDVNLRSLPDWVEFLSSLDKSTVLIDENKEIQVDCSAVESSTTHSDSKLPADISREEKTFPVTDKVFRDCHHLLDLLCWMQDINARSFSYLMTCIFNLERLLVSALLYFQCTVHQDYYCEYLRLFVSCRKALWYILIGFYEKAETIQSLPNTIVSESSFPVLWITKSLSVVVGITESFSAKDIILCKSMMFSLLNYTSHVLSSIGKYQSVNAFSINKEAEVSCEEISNHMICHEENNLIPSSQNSPKLEALKCLTFMAENLKEHKHSLLVSINNSPHNVSVGFGLTIENIIRLSSAVCCFSRVLWGLTSSTGLTDAKDIDEKQLLILKSEHASELNSCISFLMELSDVFVNKFLVESNQLSNSSHSTQHSEDPVMQVSLSLTNLAPKVAVSKANTSAGPQNECKAAATCFTLSVDNVSKGFSDLGRALNPKGENSVARVLAGVDYSEPQGLNKHFLRSLVKADHPEIALLLRQLLIAFSSLLRLNLHRNDRFLPSSLVSTFIEISQLLLLEFAEMVVVPQQSALLLFDGACSYLRELVGYFPFTDPTSSRKVHTELIQVHMRAIGKSILLQGKGRTLTFHERQSSAKPLHCGSAEAYSSTELHCFALDEFRTRLRKSFKAYIEKSFELHLLSTIQVIERSLVGILEGCTVIYDVKTSKDGEEILSVVAGGIDCFRMILEFVSGRKGLKMIKRHSQSLVSAVFNIIVHLQTLLIFYDNLASGTVVSTPDPGSAILMGVEVLVTVSRKQAQFPMDVGQILHIPAVLFQNVCQFRVTKAPGPSEPLMISKKHICDPVKRVGHVDHQFLVSLFIVSCQLLCTIIMHRPSECRQCVAHLEASVAVLLNCLETVSDDESKMSKGCFSSDEELKCACFMRRIYEEIEQKKDIFSRQCSLFLSNYIRVYSGYGPKRSGIRREVDEALRPGVYALIDACSVDDLQYLHTVFGEGPCRNTLASLLHDRKLNKYEGKV